One stretch of Roseimicrobium sp. ORNL1 DNA includes these proteins:
- a CDS encoding prenyltransferase/squalene oxidase repeat-containing protein has product MSLFPHSFQRQRFAARFFVSFLGLGLGVISPLTPPLHAQSDDNAPPISPAVKQSVDRGVAWLLQQQRAQGCYLDENRADAVPQHSGAITSLAIMALSSVGHMPNDPTPEGRSLNRALRFMVDNVVPTDTGYLGQSDRSRMYGHGIMSLMYAEMVGQTLDDEMDKKIRNRLQRAVEVIMNSQQVVKSEANRGGWRYEPGSSDSDISVSVWQVMALRAAKNAGLDVPRGSIDKAVEYIKRSYRSDRNPDGSPKNMEAAFSYEPYGGRQTFSTTAAGILSLQVCGEYEAPEVLGGANFLMKNPPSPSEAWFFYGTYYYAQGMYQRGGEQAAVARQKTEQMLLELQQPNGCWQPRNGNERSAGPVYATALSLLSLSVHHHFLPIYQK; this is encoded by the coding sequence ATGAGTCTCTTCCCCCACTCCTTCCAGCGTCAGCGATTCGCGGCGCGATTCTTCGTCTCGTTTTTGGGACTCGGGCTGGGCGTGATTTCACCGCTGACCCCGCCCCTGCACGCGCAGAGTGACGACAATGCGCCGCCCATCTCGCCGGCAGTGAAGCAGAGTGTGGACCGTGGCGTGGCCTGGCTGCTCCAGCAGCAGCGCGCGCAGGGTTGCTACCTGGATGAGAATCGCGCGGACGCGGTGCCGCAGCACAGCGGGGCCATCACCTCGCTGGCGATCATGGCCTTGAGCAGTGTGGGCCACATGCCCAATGACCCCACTCCGGAAGGTCGCTCGCTGAACCGCGCCCTGCGTTTCATGGTGGACAATGTGGTGCCCACGGACACGGGCTACCTCGGCCAGTCGGACCGCTCCCGCATGTACGGGCACGGCATCATGTCCCTGATGTATGCGGAGATGGTGGGCCAGACGCTGGATGATGAGATGGACAAGAAGATCCGCAACCGCCTGCAGCGCGCGGTGGAGGTGATCATGAACTCGCAGCAGGTGGTGAAGAGCGAGGCCAATCGCGGCGGCTGGCGCTATGAACCGGGCAGCAGCGACTCGGACATTTCCGTGAGTGTGTGGCAGGTCATGGCGCTGCGCGCGGCGAAGAATGCCGGGCTGGATGTCCCGAGAGGGTCCATCGACAAGGCGGTGGAATACATCAAGCGCAGCTACCGCAGCGACCGCAATCCGGATGGCTCGCCGAAGAACATGGAGGCGGCCTTCAGCTATGAACCGTATGGCGGTCGGCAGACCTTCTCCACCACGGCGGCGGGCATCCTCTCCCTCCAGGTGTGCGGGGAGTATGAGGCGCCGGAGGTCCTCGGCGGAGCGAATTTCCTGATGAAGAATCCCCCTTCACCAAGTGAGGCATGGTTTTTCTACGGCACGTATTACTACGCGCAGGGCATGTACCAGCGCGGTGGTGAGCAGGCGGCCGTGGCCCGGCAGAAGACGGAGCAGATGCTGCTGGAACTGCAGCAGCCCAATGGCTGCTGGCAACCCCGCAATGGCAATGAACGCAGCGCAGGCCCGGTATACGCCACGGCGCTATCGCTGCTGAGCCTTTCGGTGCATCACCACTTCCTGCCGATTTATCAGAAGTAG
- a CDS encoding DUF2059 domain-containing protein has protein sequence MKILKVTLLAALFLPAVVLHAEPAAENLAAAQKLADTMGLKEQMSAGFSSMMPMIDQLAGQLQLDAAGKTELTGIYKDWFEKDLDQDKLRNNIINLYAETFTVQELDGLREFYTTPVGKKSLQALPTIMQKGAQLGMEEAKAKQQLLMSKLNTFIEKQKAKAGAGAATPAPAPKTN, from the coding sequence ATGAAAATACTCAAAGTCACCCTTCTCGCCGCTCTCTTCCTGCCTGCCGTGGTGCTGCACGCAGAGCCTGCTGCCGAGAACCTCGCCGCCGCCCAGAAGCTCGCAGACACCATGGGCCTGAAGGAGCAGATGAGCGCAGGTTTCAGCTCGATGATGCCCATGATCGACCAGCTCGCCGGCCAGCTCCAGCTCGATGCAGCAGGCAAGACCGAGCTCACCGGCATCTACAAGGACTGGTTCGAGAAGGACCTGGATCAGGACAAGCTGCGCAACAACATCATCAATCTCTACGCCGAGACCTTCACCGTGCAGGAGCTGGATGGCCTGCGTGAATTCTACACCACACCCGTGGGCAAGAAGTCGCTCCAGGCGCTTCCAACGATCATGCAGAAGGGCGCTCAACTGGGCATGGAAGAAGCCAAGGCCAAGCAGCAGCTGCTCATGAGCAAGCTCAACACCTTCATCGAAAAGCAGAAGGCCAAGGCGGGCGCCGGCGCTGCCACCCCTGCTCCTGCTCCCAAGACGAACTAA
- a CDS encoding DUF3592 domain-containing protein: MAKRRAARLEVAPPQARATRFLLPVLVVLFCSVFGALGVYKTAQGLMEVTRGFGTMSWKEGVARVLEVKQVRQKLKRSRGRSRMVDAVHVRYQFDALGKSYEGNTIHLEYDLATPVEIHKSLYASLKAAHLVRVFYNDQHPEQNALCRGVDPVSIQKGCVGVFVLLFIAMILLVVVMDVTQRWDYSQGIVMLPPGARADGSQG, from the coding sequence ATGGCAAAAAGAAGAGCGGCCAGGTTGGAGGTCGCACCTCCTCAAGCAAGAGCCACCCGCTTCTTGCTTCCGGTGTTGGTGGTCCTGTTCTGCAGCGTTTTTGGCGCGCTGGGAGTGTATAAAACCGCCCAGGGACTCATGGAAGTCACTCGCGGTTTCGGGACGATGTCGTGGAAGGAAGGTGTGGCTCGTGTGCTGGAGGTGAAACAGGTGAGGCAAAAGCTGAAACGCTCCAGAGGGAGGTCACGCATGGTGGATGCCGTTCACGTGCGCTACCAGTTCGACGCCCTCGGCAAATCCTACGAGGGGAACACCATCCACCTCGAGTACGACCTCGCGACTCCTGTGGAAATACACAAGTCGCTGTATGCCTCGCTCAAGGCTGCACATCTCGTCCGGGTCTTCTACAACGACCAACACCCAGAGCAGAATGCGCTCTGCCGCGGAGTGGATCCAGTGTCCATTCAGAAGGGGTGTGTTGGCGTCTTCGTCCTTCTGTTTATAGCTATGATCCTACTCGTCGTCGTCATGGATGTCACCCAGCGCTGGGATTACTCGCAAGGGATTGTGATGCTTCCGCCGGGAGCGCGCGCCGATGGTTCCCAGGGGTGA
- a CDS encoding DUF3592 domain-containing protein — MTHLDVIATIAISLICLALAWLGVRIIARHAKKIVLGIRARDWPHAHGEIRHSRVVQLSPARNRGEKVEVRYHYKVNDTTYVGDTIHPCYSGKMPDYHAHATRERVMGGRSVRVSYDPVQPSRSTLSTGFYPASLLPIIGGLFALLPGTGLATWYLIKLAGWHATFEVMVLPSY, encoded by the coding sequence ATGACTCACCTCGACGTGATCGCTACCATCGCCATCTCCCTGATCTGTCTCGCTCTCGCCTGGCTGGGAGTGCGCATCATCGCGCGCCATGCGAAAAAAATCGTTCTTGGCATCCGCGCCAGGGACTGGCCGCACGCGCACGGGGAGATAAGGCACTCCCGGGTCGTCCAACTCTCGCCTGCACGAAACAGGGGCGAGAAGGTGGAGGTCCGGTACCACTACAAGGTGAACGACACCACGTACGTGGGAGATACCATTCACCCATGCTATTCCGGAAAGATGCCGGACTATCACGCCCATGCTACCAGGGAAAGGGTCATGGGAGGGCGCAGCGTGCGCGTATCCTATGATCCCGTGCAGCCCTCCCGCAGCACACTCAGCACGGGGTTCTATCCGGCATCGTTACTCCCGATCATCGGAGGTTTGTTCGCGCTCCTTCCAGGCACGGGACTGGCCACATGGTACCTCATCAAACTCGCCGGCTGGCACGCGACCTTCGAGGTGATGGTTCTCCCGTCCTATTGA
- a CDS encoding DUF4175 family protein produces the protein MSTNTSLRPATLEAIGRFRQRRKKLLLQRAWMTAAVVLLVLLLVVAIVDRLTFMADGIRQWLSYAAYAIAAIAAWWLGLRMVRQAQDVFIAARLMENADARMHEKLLSAVELSKGDPDHLPDSPEFRALLQDDVAKQLEGFDAAKVLPSSLNRRWLVALCSVLVLIAGLSFVGGLHLPGFLARAALPFANIGRPSSTKVRIVTPPKGDALVAIASSVSLGVQIDGKIPNRILVETVSNGGRPSRMELSHAGVNRFDGSIGIGQQNVRYRVLAGDAITAWHTLEARPRPRIVEFQKKITPPAYTGLKEETITEDHGDISALEGSKVTLVMKANQPIETTKATLLPDIASVNVTSEKKDVLTADITVNGKADAWQLALTAQETKFTNEEASPWRIETIPDLPPAIVITQPREQLEVRSDDAVQVLGHATDDVGLKQCDISYAINGADWKDTDLKVKPGKEAEVSTEFRLAPLPVKPGDTVLVKLAATDVKGQRSESTPVRLLIVEDKLDLGQRQFAAQQRRLAQQALALAEETVEMRREAEKVRDQEGRGKDPQKDAESDAAKAKMKQSLASVQEKSKELWEQLKQNAQQAPNPLKAMEANLVGQRLAELQGMQLKEVQDQLQSDKLSERQLRDAAGRAANAAEVAAQALKAFAAADTAQAACESFEHLAPQQNRLSDKAIDANRKNDERAKWQEQQRAALASSQSAKKDFEALKEVLPDNRKRDVAWQVENLEKKNNALEASLDREGQHQSPEYVYGQSQEMRNAVNQARDVSRAFADEAAQKANEMRERLTQQQNPALASIDAAQDNVAKAFSEKKRAEDAAAKGKEKPQKENPKETEPQQEQAAEKLAAAARQFKDQSELREQNHQTNTQAALDMNRMGRALDKLAEKIRQDTTSEQVKETLDQARKLADAARTLQADAMAQDAAQSLQQAKDAAMAQTDPGQQVPATQAAANQLKQLPEAMHRLQQHDAANAAQEAAGNAQWQRDETQNQRRQMADMKQQGLQPQPINPQQNRALEANAKAEAKLAEAMEKFSPKVAEARQNLEAMTPKLSELAKNTASQLQRSQEKTEQTAQAAQNNEQTPQQTSEKANALMPQAKEDAQKLADLQAALRQEADKADLNNELQRQMARTADVGLAQMRQQTPQITQNLQQAANASQAPQQAQALQTAAKAQQQTADGLKQLAENLQKMEKGEMLAQDALAAQEAMEKSMNIEEPLDKAYDEAKNIAELMEAAEGDPQKALQALEAELKRNPQMQRALGALAEQTAQNSQQQLAAAQNQPFMTQPAAENSAHDLARVARHEERLGQKEAAKQVAQAGQKLQQMADAAKADPGKNTPQTAQAATQTAQNAQQAAAQAAKNQSQTIPPPSGMLDTVKSAMLAQALDQLDQTMNPKQSQVAQGQQQSQQGQQQQGQQQQGQQTPQGQQQGQQSAAQQGAQQSLSQASQAQAQGMAQARAQGMVPGQQPAPGQQMAQQPGKNQEGQQSQASPDANGKLSVTQTNLVMPVLSAEQAGDWGHLPSRMAKDLTEASRQEPSPEYRAAIESYYKAIAEKAKK, from the coding sequence ATGAGCACCAATACCTCCCTCCGCCCGGCCACCCTGGAGGCCATCGGCCGGTTCCGGCAGCGTCGCAAGAAACTGCTGCTGCAGCGCGCGTGGATGACGGCAGCGGTGGTGCTGCTCGTGCTGCTTCTGGTGGTGGCCATCGTGGACCGCCTCACCTTCATGGCGGACGGCATCCGGCAGTGGCTGAGCTATGCGGCGTATGCCATCGCAGCGATCGCCGCGTGGTGGTTGGGCCTGCGCATGGTGCGGCAGGCTCAGGACGTCTTCATCGCGGCGCGGCTTATGGAGAATGCGGATGCGCGCATGCACGAGAAGCTGCTCTCGGCGGTGGAGCTCTCCAAGGGCGACCCGGATCACCTGCCGGACTCGCCGGAGTTCCGCGCGCTGCTGCAGGATGACGTGGCGAAGCAGCTTGAGGGCTTCGATGCGGCGAAGGTACTCCCCTCCTCGTTGAACCGCCGGTGGCTCGTGGCGCTGTGCAGCGTGCTCGTGCTGATCGCAGGACTGTCGTTTGTGGGCGGGCTGCATCTGCCGGGATTCCTGGCGCGCGCGGCGTTGCCGTTTGCGAACATCGGCCGGCCCTCCAGCACGAAGGTGCGCATCGTCACCCCGCCGAAGGGGGATGCGCTGGTGGCCATCGCATCCTCCGTGTCGCTGGGGGTGCAGATTGATGGAAAAATTCCGAACCGCATCCTGGTGGAGACCGTGAGCAATGGTGGACGCCCTTCGCGCATGGAGCTCTCGCACGCGGGCGTGAATCGCTTCGATGGCAGCATCGGCATCGGCCAGCAGAATGTGCGCTACCGCGTGCTGGCGGGAGATGCCATCACCGCGTGGCACACCCTGGAGGCACGTCCGCGTCCACGCATCGTGGAGTTCCAGAAGAAGATCACGCCTCCGGCCTACACGGGACTGAAGGAGGAGACCATCACGGAAGACCATGGCGACATCTCCGCGCTGGAGGGTTCGAAGGTGACGCTCGTCATGAAGGCGAACCAGCCCATCGAGACTACGAAGGCCACGCTGCTGCCGGACATCGCGTCGGTGAACGTGACGTCTGAGAAGAAGGATGTACTTACCGCGGACATCACGGTGAATGGCAAGGCGGATGCGTGGCAGCTCGCGCTCACCGCGCAGGAGACGAAGTTCACGAATGAAGAAGCCTCGCCCTGGCGCATCGAGACCATCCCGGATCTGCCGCCGGCCATTGTCATCACCCAACCGCGGGAGCAGCTCGAAGTGCGCAGCGATGATGCCGTGCAGGTGCTCGGCCATGCCACGGATGATGTGGGCCTGAAGCAGTGCGATATTTCCTATGCCATCAACGGCGCCGACTGGAAGGACACCGACCTCAAGGTGAAGCCGGGCAAGGAAGCCGAGGTGAGCACCGAGTTCCGCCTGGCGCCGCTGCCAGTGAAGCCGGGTGACACCGTACTGGTGAAGCTTGCGGCCACGGATGTGAAAGGGCAGCGCTCCGAGTCCACCCCGGTGCGGCTCCTGATTGTGGAAGACAAGCTGGACCTCGGGCAGCGGCAGTTCGCCGCGCAGCAGCGCCGCCTCGCCCAGCAGGCGCTGGCGCTCGCGGAGGAGACGGTGGAAATGCGCCGCGAGGCGGAGAAGGTGCGCGATCAGGAAGGTCGCGGCAAGGATCCGCAAAAGGATGCCGAGTCCGATGCGGCGAAGGCGAAGATGAAGCAGAGCCTCGCCAGCGTGCAGGAGAAGAGCAAGGAACTGTGGGAGCAGCTCAAGCAAAATGCGCAACAGGCACCGAACCCGCTGAAGGCCATGGAGGCGAATCTCGTGGGCCAGCGTCTGGCGGAACTGCAGGGCATGCAGCTCAAGGAGGTGCAGGATCAGCTCCAGTCCGACAAGCTGAGCGAGCGCCAGCTTCGCGATGCCGCAGGGCGCGCCGCGAATGCGGCGGAAGTGGCAGCGCAGGCGCTGAAGGCCTTCGCAGCAGCAGATACAGCGCAGGCAGCGTGCGAGTCGTTTGAGCATCTCGCTCCGCAGCAGAACCGGCTTTCAGACAAGGCCATCGACGCGAACCGCAAGAATGATGAGCGGGCGAAATGGCAGGAGCAGCAGCGCGCCGCCCTCGCCTCCTCCCAGAGTGCGAAGAAGGATTTTGAAGCGCTGAAGGAGGTGCTTCCTGACAATCGCAAACGCGATGTCGCCTGGCAGGTGGAGAATCTGGAGAAGAAGAACAACGCGTTGGAAGCTTCGCTGGATCGCGAGGGGCAGCACCAGTCCCCGGAGTACGTGTACGGCCAGTCGCAGGAGATGCGCAATGCGGTGAACCAGGCGCGTGATGTGAGCCGCGCCTTCGCCGATGAAGCCGCGCAAAAGGCGAATGAGATGCGCGAGCGTCTCACGCAACAGCAGAATCCCGCGCTGGCGAGCATCGACGCCGCGCAGGACAATGTGGCCAAGGCATTCTCGGAAAAGAAAAGAGCGGAGGACGCTGCGGCCAAGGGCAAGGAGAAGCCCCAGAAGGAAAACCCGAAGGAGACCGAGCCCCAGCAGGAGCAGGCCGCGGAGAAGCTGGCGGCTGCGGCACGGCAGTTCAAAGACCAGAGCGAACTGCGTGAGCAGAATCACCAGACGAACACCCAGGCGGCGCTGGACATGAACCGCATGGGCCGTGCGTTGGACAAGCTTGCTGAAAAGATCCGACAGGACACCACCTCTGAGCAGGTGAAGGAAACACTCGACCAGGCCCGCAAGCTGGCGGACGCCGCACGCACCCTGCAGGCAGATGCCATGGCGCAGGACGCAGCGCAGTCCCTGCAGCAGGCAAAGGATGCCGCCATGGCACAGACGGATCCTGGTCAGCAGGTCCCGGCCACGCAGGCAGCGGCGAACCAGCTCAAGCAATTGCCGGAAGCCATGCACCGCCTCCAGCAGCATGACGCAGCCAACGCAGCCCAGGAAGCCGCCGGCAATGCGCAGTGGCAGCGCGATGAGACGCAGAACCAGCGCCGGCAGATGGCGGACATGAAGCAGCAGGGCCTGCAGCCCCAGCCCATCAACCCGCAGCAGAATCGCGCGCTGGAAGCCAATGCCAAAGCCGAGGCCAAGCTCGCGGAGGCGATGGAAAAGTTTTCTCCAAAGGTTGCAGAGGCGCGGCAGAATCTTGAGGCCATGACGCCGAAGCTCAGCGAGCTGGCGAAGAACACGGCCTCGCAGCTGCAGCGTTCCCAGGAGAAGACCGAGCAGACCGCCCAGGCGGCGCAGAACAACGAGCAGACTCCGCAGCAGACCTCGGAGAAGGCGAATGCCCTCATGCCACAGGCGAAGGAGGATGCACAGAAGCTCGCGGACCTGCAGGCCGCCCTGCGACAGGAGGCGGACAAGGCGGACCTCAACAATGAATTGCAGCGGCAGATGGCACGCACCGCTGACGTGGGGCTTGCCCAGATGCGCCAGCAAACCCCACAGATCACGCAGAACCTGCAACAGGCCGCGAATGCTTCGCAGGCACCCCAGCAGGCCCAGGCACTCCAGACTGCCGCGAAGGCGCAGCAACAGACGGCGGATGGGCTGAAGCAGCTCGCGGAAAACCTGCAAAAGATGGAGAAGGGCGAGATGCTCGCGCAGGACGCGCTGGCCGCCCAGGAAGCCATGGAGAAATCCATGAACATCGAGGAGCCACTGGATAAGGCCTACGATGAAGCGAAGAACATCGCCGAGCTCATGGAGGCCGCCGAAGGCGATCCGCAGAAGGCGCTCCAGGCACTGGAAGCGGAGCTGAAGAGAAATCCGCAGATGCAGCGGGCTCTGGGCGCGCTCGCGGAGCAGACGGCGCAGAATTCCCAGCAGCAGCTCGCCGCAGCGCAGAACCAGCCCTTCATGACCCAGCCTGCCGCGGAGAACAGCGCGCATGACCTGGCGCGTGTGGCACGACATGAAGAGCGACTGGGCCAGAAGGAAGCCGCCAAGCAGGTGGCACAGGCAGGCCAGAAACTGCAGCAGATGGCCGATGCCGCGAAGGCAGATCCCGGGAAGAACACTCCCCAGACTGCGCAGGCCGCCACACAAACGGCGCAGAACGCCCAGCAGGCTGCAGCCCAGGCGGCGAAGAACCAGTCGCAGACCATTCCCCCACCCTCGGGCATGCTCGACACCGTCAAGAGCGCGATGCTGGCCCAAGCGTTGGACCAGCTCGACCAGACGATGAATCCCAAGCAGTCCCAGGTGGCCCAGGGCCAGCAGCAATCGCAGCAGGGCCAGCAACAACAAGGACAACAGCAGCAGGGACAACAGACACCCCAAGGTCAGCAGCAAGGCCAGCAATCGGCAGCCCAACAAGGCGCGCAGCAGAGCCTGTCACAGGCCAGCCAGGCGCAGGCACAGGGCATGGCCCAAGCACGCGCGCAGGGCATGGTCCCCGGTCAGCAGCCTGCACCCGGCCAGCAGATGGCCCAGCAGCCCGGGAAGAATCAGGAGGGACAGCAGAGCCAGGCCTCGCCTGATGCGAACGGCAAGCTCTCCGTGACGCAAACGAATCTGGTCATGCCCGTGCTCAGCGCGGAACAGGCCGGCGACTGGGGCCACCTGCCCAGCCGCATGGCGAAGGACCTGACGGAAGCTTCACGGCAGGAGCCTTCTCCCGAGTATCGCGCCGCCATCGAGAGCTACTACAAGGCGATCGCAGAGAAGGCGAAGAAATGA